In Mercenaria mercenaria strain notata chromosome 15, MADL_Memer_1, whole genome shotgun sequence, a single genomic region encodes these proteins:
- the LOC123557716 gene encoding endothelial differentiation-related factor 1-like, whose protein sequence is MAEAGWDDVTYIRKRQPKSGTLKTQQALSSAQRQGIPIDTEKKFAGGQNKQHSASKNTAKLDRETEELHHEHVALDVCKLIQQARQAKGWTQKELATKINEKPQVINEYESGKAIPNNTIMSKLERNLGVRLRGKDRGQALGGPKKK, encoded by the exons ATGGCTGAAGCAGGTTGGGATGACGTTACATACATCAGAAAGAGGCAGCCAAAGAGTGGAACTCTGAAAACACAGCAG gCTTTAAGTTCTGCACAGAGGCAGGGAATCCCTATTGACACAGAGAAAAAGT TTGCAGGAGGACAGAACAAACAGCATTCAGCTTCCAAAAACACTGCCAAGCTGGACAGAGAGACTGAGGAGCTGCATCATGAACATGTGGCCCTTGATGTGTGTAAACTCATACAACAAGCAAGACAAGCCAAGGGCTGGACTCAGAAAGAGTTAGCCACT aaaataaatgaaaagccGCAAGTGATAAATGAGTATGAATCTGGTAAAGCCATACCTAATAACACGATTATGTCCAAGTTGGAACGAAACTTAG GTGTCAGACTGAGAGGAAAGGATAGGGGACAGGCCCTCGGAGGACCTAAAAAGAAGTAG